GTTTTAGGAATTTTGTTACGGGTTACTTCGGCTAGTCCTATTATTGCGCTTAAAGGTGTTCTTATTTCATGGTTTATATTAGCTAAGAATGCATCTTTTAAAAGATTTGCTTCTTCGGCTTTTTTATACGCAAGTTTTACTTCGTGTAAAACAATTTCTTTTTCGCTTATTTCTTTAAGTAGATCTGAAGTTCTTTCCTGTACTCTTTGATCTAGTTCTTCATTTACAGATATTAATTCTTCATTAATATGAGCAATATGTACATTTTTTTCTTCTAATACTTTTTGTGATTTATGTAATATTTTTGATCTGACAAAGAATAGTAACAAAATAAAAAAGATGAATATTATTATTAAAAGAAGTATGTATTTCATTGAAATCTGAGCAGCAATTTCTTCATCTTTCTTTTGGCTTTTTAATCTAAGGTTTTCATTCTCTCTTTCTCTTTTTTCTGAGCTGTATGCTGCGTCGAGTTCTAAAATTCTTTTTGCGTTACCTTCGTTAAAAATACTGTCTTTTAATTCTGTATATTGTTTATAATATTTAAGCGAGTTACTCAAATCATTCTTTTTTTCAAAAGATTCAGAATAAGTTTTTAAAATATCTTTTTGCAAATCTCTTAAGCCACTCTTCTTAGCCAATGGCATAGCATCATTTAAAAGATTTATTGCTTGATCAGGATTATTGTTAATGTTGTTAATAATCGCAATGTTGTTTAAAGTATTGGCTATTCCGTAATTATCACTCAACTCAGTCATTGTGATTAATGCCTCATTATAATTTTTTAATGCAAGGTCGTATTTACCAATTAGTCGGTATATATCTCCAATATTACCTAGGGTATTTGCTGTACCACCTTTTTCATTTAACTTTCTTTTTATAATTAACGATTCATTATAATAACTCAAAGCTTTTTCATATTCTCCAAGTCTTTTGTATATAATCCCTAAGTTATTTAAACTAAATCCTATTGATTTTTGATTATTTGATTTTTTATAATAATTTAATGCTCTGTTGCAATATTCATAAGCTTTATCGTATTCTTCAAGGTCTTTATATAACAAACCTAAATTATTACAACTTTGAGCTATTCTGTCGCCATATGATCCATTGTCATTTGGTTTTTCAACTATCTTTAATGCTTTTACAAAGTACTGCATTGCTTCGTCGTAAAGTCCCCATTCGTTATAAATAGAGCCTATACGGTTTAATGTTATACAAAGATTATTTATATCTTTTTGGTTTTCATATTTAACTTTAACTAATTGCAGATAAGTGTAAGATTCTTGTTTGTTTCCTTTAAAGTAAAATGCTTTACTTAATAAATCCAGAATTTCTGTTTCTGATTTATCTGCATGTTCAGTTCTTGAAGCCTCCAGACACATTCTTCCGTATTTAATTACTAAATCAAGACTGTCTGGGAAAAAATTCTTAGCTTTTTCTAATAATTGTGTAGATGTAAGATTTGATTCGTTAATCGCAATGTTTTTCTGAGTGTTCTGACATTTAGTATTATAGCTAAATGAAAAAAAAACAAGTGAAATCAATAAAAACAATATGTAATACTTAGTTCTCAAATGTTTGGGCAGAGTTGTTCGGTTAATTAAGCTAAAGTAATAATTTTATTATTACAAAACAAAATAATGAAAATTTTATTTGCGAAATAAGTCTATAAAAATTGGATAGTGATCGCTAAAGCCAGCGTGGTACTTAAAGCCAATAAAAGTGCGGAAAGGTTTGTCTCCAATAAATGCTTCATCAGGTTCTGTTAAAAAATCGGCTTTAAAAACTTTAGCGTTTTCGGTACTTGTAAAAATCGAATTAGTTTTTAATAAAAGTGAAGAAGATACCATTATCTGGTCAATTAAGCCCCATTCTCCTTGGTATTTAAGGCTTCCCATGCCTTTTTTTTCTTTCATATACCATGCAAGATTATAAAGGTTTCCGGGAGAGACTGAATCGTAATTATGACCGGCTTTTAGTATTTCTGTAATACTAATGTTATCAGGTTCGTCATTAAAATCGCCCATAACAATAATATTACTAAGTGGATTTGCTAAAAAAATAGAGTCGATTTTATTTCTTAAAATCTTAGCAACAGCCTGACGGTTCATGTCTGATTCTGTTTGTCCGCCTAGTCGCGATGGCCAGTGGTTTACAAATATATGTAATGTGTCTAAATCTTTTGTGCAGCCTTTAGCATAAAGTATGTCACGTGTTTTCTTAGTTGTGTCGAATGCAAATATTATTGGCATAAATTGCTTCGAAAAAAGTTTAAATTTGTCGCTTCTATATAGCATGGCAACATCAATCCCTCGTCTATCCGGCGATTCCTTATGAACTATTTCGTAATTTCTCCATTTTAATGGAGTGTTTTTTAATAAATCTTTTAATACAAATTCATTTTCAACTTCATAAAGTCCAACAATTTCAGGTAGTTCCCATCCACCAACTGCTGATAAAACTTTGTAAATTTTATTTTGTTTATCTTTATATTTATTCCATGTCCAAAAATGATTTCCTTCAGGCGTAAAATCTTCATCATTTGTTAAGCTGTCGTTAAAAGGATCGAAATAGTTCTCAACATTATATGAAACAACTCTGAAATATCCCCTTTGATCGTTATAGTCTAATTTATCAATATGTTTTTCTGTTTTATCCTGTATTTTGCAAGATATAACAATAAGCACTAGTGATGATATGTAGAATAGTTTTCTCATTTACTGTCTAGTCTTTCATAGGCACCTAGGTCAGGATGAAGTCCATATGAAAAGCGATAATTACCTAAAATGTCATTAAAGTATGCCGAGTTGATATTATCGAAGCCTTTGTCTTTCGTATATGCAAGTGTATCTAATGAGAAATCATTTTCATCAGGATTTTTTAAGCCGGGAGTATGATTTTTATAAACATTATCCCAATGGATAACGTCAGTTGTTGCAATATTATCAGCTATTTTTAGTAATGAATATTTAAATTTATAATTAAAAACTGAAGCAGAGTTAAAGGCATCAAGACCTATTTCATTTTCTAATCCACCATAAATTATACAGTTTTCAAATAAAGCATTATTTAATGCTCTAACATGGTAATTACCATTATTATCCTGATAATAATTGTTTAGAACTAATGAAGGAGTTTGTCTGTTTGCATATTGCCACGAATTATAAATTGTGCAATGATGAAACTCATAATTGCCACCAATTGTTAGGGCTAATGCATATTGCCCGCAGTTTGCAATAACACAATTCCAGGCTAATATATTTGTTCCCTGCCCAAAAATACCAACTGCATTCATGTTTAATATTTTTGTGTTGGATATTGTTACGGTAGGGTTAACATTGTAATTTGTATCAGCCTGTATTCCTATAATTGCATTTTTAATTTCGCAATAATGTAGCTCATTGTCTTTGCTGCCCATAATTTTTCCGGGATAGAAGTATATTCCTACCCATTGCCCGGGTACATCATCATACCAATGTTCTAATCTGTCATTTCTGAAAACTATGGGTTCACTTGGGCTACCTGATGCTTTTAAAGTTCCTTTAACATACATTCTGGAGCCATGATGGAAATAAATTTTAGTCCCTTGTGAAATAGTTAAGGTAACATTAGAATCAACTAGCATTGAATTGTAAACTAAAAATGGTTTTGAGCTTGTCCATGTTGTATCTGAACTTATAACTTCTCCGTTAATAAAATTTACATCCTGTCCGCATGCAATTAAATCAATGTCCTGAACCGTTCCATTAGTAATAAATACAATGGAATCCTGAACCATCAAAGGATTGCTGGTATTATTAGGATTAACACGAACTTCAACAAAAATATATATGCTGTCATTAGCATCTAATTCAATATCTGTTACACTACGAGCACTTACTCCATTTACATTTAATCTGAAAAATGAATTATCCCCTTTAGCTAAAGAAATAGATGAAATTTTTATAGGTTTATTATATGGATTATAAACTTTAAAATTTTGTGTTGCCGAACCAATAGTGGTGAAAACAGTATCAAACTGAATTGTATCTACTGAAAATGTTAGTGATGCTCCATTATCAGTAAAAAATTTTTCTTTTTTACATGCAAAAACTGTAATAACAATTATTGAGGTAAAAATTAATATTTTCTTCAATTGCATATTTTACTTAAACTAATGGTAAATGTAAACAAAAAAAATACTGATTTATTATGTGGTTTTGTAAATAGATTTGATTATTTAAAAAATGTTAAATAAAAAAATACAGGCAACCATAAAATAAGTTTTGCTGTCATATAGTTATAATAGTAGTTTTTTCTATAAGTTTTTAGGGGTTGGCACCAAGGTCTAAGGATCTTGGTGCTTTTTTATTTAACGGTCAAAATCTAAATTCAATCTGTCTTTCATTTTTAATAAAGCAGGATTCATTTGCGCAAAGAACTGATATTTTTCAATATCTGTATATGGTTTTGCATTTTCTTTTTCGGTGTGCTCACTTACTTCAACTTTAATTGTAATGCTGCTATTTTTAAGATTTTGCTTTAAAAAATACAAAATCTCATCATGCATTTTTTTTAGCTCGTCTTCCTGTGATTTAGTAATAACCTGAACAATAATCTGATTATTTTCCGAGAGTTTCGGAATACTTGATAAAAGCATTGGGCTAATTCTTACTGCACCTTTTTTAGTATCTGCATATTGAAGCCATACTTTTTCAAGTTCTTCGTTTGTGAATGGAGTATTAAAATTAGCTTCGGTTGTGATTGAAGTTTGAGTTGTTGACGTATTTTTTTCAGTTTTATCTTCATTTAAAGCTTTTTTTATCATAAAGCTTTTTGGCTTTGAATTTTCTTCAGATTTGTATTCTGTTTTTTCTTCTTTAACTACACTGGGGCTAGTTTTGAGTGTTGTGTTAACAGTTTGATTTATTGTTGAAGTATTAGTCTGAATAATTGGTTTTTGAGTAATAGTTTCGGTTTTTGAAATCTCTGGATTAGTTTTAATCTGATTGCTTGAGTTATTTGTATTAATCTGATTTGAAGTAATATGACCTGACAGATTGCAAATTTTAACAAGAGCTAATTCAACATGTAGTCTTTTGTTATGGCTATTCCTATAATCGATATCACATTGATTGCTGATTTCTAAAGCTTTGAATATGAAGTCGATTCCAATTTGGTTTGCCTGAAATTTATATCTGTCGGCAATTGATTTACCTACTTCAAGTAGTTGAATAGTTATAGAATCTTTGCAAACTAAAAGATCGCGGAAATGAGCAGCTAAACCGGTAATGAAAAATTGTGATTCAAATCCTTTTGAAAGAATTTCATTAAAAAGAATTAGCGATTGAGGTATATTTCCTGAAATAAAATTTTCAGTGAGTTTAAAATAATAATCGTAGTCGAGAACATTTAGGTTATCTATTACTTTATCATAGGTTATTTCATTACCACAGAAACTTACAATCTGATCGAAAATTGATAAAGCATCTCTCATTGCACCATCAGCTTTTTGTGCAATAACATTTAATGCTTCAGATTCTGCGATTACATTCTCGCTTTCGGCAACAAATTGCAGATGTCCTACAATATCGTTAATATTTATTCTGTTAAAATCAAAAATCTGGCAACGGGAAAGTATAGTTGGAATAATTTTTTGTTTTTCGGTTGTTGCCAGAATGAAAATTGCATGAGCAGGAGGTTCTTCAAGTGTTTTTAGAAATGAGTTAAATGCAGAGGTAGAGAGCATGTGAACCTCGTCTATTATATACACGTTATATTTTCCTAATTGTGGTGGTATTCTAACCTGATCGATTAAATTTCGCATACCATCAACAGAATTATTTGATGCAGCATCAAGTTCGTGAATATTAAATGAACTTGATTTATTAAACCCCTTACATGATTCGCATTCGTCGCAAGGCTCAATATTTTCGGTAGGATTGAAGCAATTAATGGTTTTTGCGAAAATTCTTGCGCAAGTTGTTTTTCCTACACCACGTGGACCACAGAATAAATAAGCATGTGCTAAATGCTTGGTTTTAATTGAATTTTTTAGTGTAGTTGTAATAGATTCCTGACCAACAACTGTTTTAAATGTGTCGGGGCGGTATTTTCGTGCAGATACAATAAATTCGGCCATGTAATTTCTTATTTTTTCAAAGATAATAAATCCCGAAAATATTTTATAAAAAAAAGGGTTCTCTTATTTAAGAAAACCCTTTTTTATTTATTATGATTTAGTCTAGTTTGGTTTAGCGCTAAGCATAAGTGTTGTCAATTCCCATGTAGCAACGTTTGAAGTTGAACAAGTATATTTAAAAGCGAAATGAACATTAGTTCCATTTAATGCTGATAAATCAATGTTTCCTGAAGGAGTATCTGTCCAACTGCCGGGTGATAAAGTTAATGGAGTAACTTCAGTCCATGTGGCAAGATTTGGATTACCTGTTCCTGAATAATCTAAAGAAGTATAAAGTTTTAATGAACCATCACCTGCAGTTCCATAATTCATCGTTGAAATAAAACTCAATGTTTCTGAATTATAATTGTTAAAATTGATAGAAGGACTAATTAACCAGTCTTCATTAGCATAATATGAACCAGAATAGCCACTCATTTTAGCACCATAAGAAGATGCTGCCCATATCTGATCACCAAGTACGTTATATTGAGTAAAAGTGCCAAGGCTGGTAGTAAAGGTTTCATTAATAATATTTACCGGATAAATTATTGTAGAATCCCAGTTTTGAAGATCATTTAAATCACGAATGTAAAATTGTTTTGCTCCACTGTATTCGCTTAAAATACCAACAATATCTCCTTGTCCTTTAGGCATTAGTTCAGCTCTAAAGTTTGCATATCCGCTGTTTCTTAAGATAATTGAATTTCCTGCAGAGTCTAATATTGTGCGATTTGTTGTAACATTTACATCAGCATATACGCTACCAACTTCTGCAAAATGTACTTTAGTTAATTTTACAAGCATATTTAGGTTTGGGTCGCCACCAACTATTGAAGGTATAGTGCGAATAATTGGAGTTGGTGGATTGCCAGGTAAACTGTCGTTAAAAATGTGAGTGTTAATTAAAACTTCGGGTATACGACCAATAGTTCCTCCATAAGTATAACCAATTTGTGGTACTCCTCCATAGACGCCTAAATACAAGCCTGTTAGTTTTACAAATATTCTTTGTCCTTTTTTAAAAGTTGTGTACAAACTGGTTTTATCAACAGCAATTTGAATTCCGGCTGTATTATCTTGTAAATAAATAGTTTTATAAATATTTCCCGATTCATCATCTGCACTTATAATGCCTTGAATTATAGGGTTTACGATAGTGTCGGTGCCGATTATCATCGTATCTCCAATTGAAACAAAACCTGTTGAGGCAGTTTTTAATTTTGCAATAGTTAAATTAGACGTAAAATCAACTTTTGGAGTTTTTTGTTCAGGGGTGCTGTATTTTTCTTTTATACAACCATTAAAAAATATTACAACCATTGATAGAACAAGGATGTAAAGTTTAGATGTGTATTTCATATTTTAAGTTTTATGAATTTTATTAATTGAGTTTATGATTGCTTATAATGGCTCACCTGTTAGTTTTATTTTAGTTAACTCCCATGTAGGTACACCAGTGGTAGTGCATAGATATTTAAACGCAATATAAACTTTAGCTCCTGTAACAGAAGATAAATTAATTGGTCCTGAACTTACCCATGTAAAGTTACCAAGTGAAATATTTATTGGAGTTACTTCTACCCATGTTGCAAGGTGTGGATCGCCTGTTCCAGTATAATCGTTAGAAGTATAAAGTTTTAATGAGCCATCTCCAGGATTACCATATTTTGTAGCTGAATTAAAACTTAAAGTTTCATTCTTATAGCTGTCAAAATTTATTGGTTTACTTATTAACCAATCTTCGTTAGCATTGTATGAACCTGAATAGCCAGACATATTAGCATAAGTTGTTCCGCTATACACAGCAGCAGCCCATACTTGAGCTCCTGTAACACTATACTGGGTAAATGAACCGAGCGAATCTTTAAATGTCTCGTTAAATATAAAATAAGGGGCTGGAGGAGTGTCAAAATCTTCTTTAATACACCCTGTGAGAAATGTTAATCCTAAAGAAAATAGAATTAATGATATTTTAAATATATGTTTCATATTAAGTTTTTTATTTTAATGATAAATTAAAATCTGAATGTAAACATTAAGAAAAAAGTTCTGCCATAACCATAATAATACTTCGGTGGAAACTTATCTAATGATGCAATATCATACGAAAAACGTAATTGTTCGTATCCTCCAGTAATAAGGTCTTGGTTATTTAATACATTATTTAGGTTAAAATTAATACCAAAATAATATTCTTTAATCTTCCATGATTTACCAATAGATAAATCAACAGTATAACCACCATCAAGTTTTTCTTGTTCTGTTACTTTGTTAATAATAGGATCTCCAAGCCCAACGTCAAGTGTTTGTATTGCAAATTCTGTTCTGGGAGATGCAGCAAAGTCAAGATACATTTTATCAAAATAATTAAAATTGGCACTAAAAAACCAGAACTTAGAATTATTGTATTTTAAACCTAATGAACCTGCATTCTGTGGTCCAGATGGGACATAGAAATATTTCTGATATACTGTATATACCTGATCCGGAACGGAATTGTTTTCGGCAGAAAGTGTTTCTTTTGGTCTAGAAGTATATCTGTAATTTCCTAAGTTAATTGCACATGAGGCGGTAATTTCTTTTGTTAATTTTACATCAGCACCAAACTCAATACCTTGATGTATCTTGTCAATGCCTTGTAATGCTATCTGTACGAATGAATGATATTGGTCATCATAGTAGCTCTTAACATCGGTCTGGTGATTAAATGAAGTTTCATATGCAGTTAATCGTGCATTTATTTTTTCGCCTTTATAAATATAACTTAATTCACCACCAAATACAACTTCATTTTCAAGATTAGTTAATAATCGGTTACTAACACGGGGTGTAAGAAAAGCATTTTCAGGTAAAGGTGATTTTGTATAATATGTAGCATTTGCAACAAAATATTGACGTCCACTTAATTTATAGGTAATGCCACCTTTTGTTAAATAATTTAAGTAGTTTAATGTTTCGCTTTTTCCAAAAGAATTATTTGGGTTACGACCATTTTTCACATTACCTTCTCTCCAGAAAGAAGTGTTAGTCAATTGTAATCCAACATAAAAATCAACTTTATTATAACGGAACTGACTCATTCCCCATAATTGCTCCTGATTGAAATGCAAATTATAATCATAACCAAATTTATCTCCAACCTGTATGTGTCTGTTAGGATTATTTAAGTCGTTTTGCATTGCATTTGGATCACTAGGAAAATCTCTTTCAGCAAACTGGTCAACGTCTAACCAATAATTTGCTCCAAGTAAGTCAGACATTACTTTAAAATAATGTGTGTTACTTGATAGTGCCATCAAGCCACCATTAATAGTAATATTATCATTTAACTGATGATTTAAATTTGCATGGAAACTTAATTGTTTGTTGTCTTTTCTTTGTTCTTCCACAACGTATCTTGCCGATTGACCAGCGCCATTTGCTAAATAGTTTGTCTGATATAATTGATCCCAGTTAATTTGGCTAATAGATGGATTGTTAGCCCAGTTATTTGCCATCATTGAAGGAATTACTCCTGCAACGTTTGTGTCAGCTATTTGGTAACTAGGTAAATATCTGTAATAATCCGGGCGTGGGTCATTCGCATTATACCAATTCAACGCAGTTGTTCCGAATCTGCCAAAAGAATATCCAACAGATGTTGTGAGTTTTGTAGCATCATTAATTTTCAAATTATCTGTTAGCATAATTGATGGCTGATGAACGTTACGAATTTTTGCATTTCTTTTTTCATCACCCTGAAATCCCCAGTTAGGGTTATAATAATGTGAGCCGGTTAAATCGTATGCTTCCTGAACAGCACCTGCCTGCATTGCTCTTTTATATGGTGAACCTAAAAATGTTAGAGCCAGGCTGTGTTTATCGGAAAGTCTCTTTTCTGCAGCAGCAAAATATGAATAAGCATCATACCATGTTCCTTCAACGTATCCATTTTCTGCCCATCTTTTTGAACCACTTAAAACAAATGCCCAACCATTTTCCTGCATACCTGTTGCATAAGTATACATTAATCTATGGTTATAAGATTTATTTGCCATGGCATAAGAAAAATTACTTTGTTTTCTTATTTGACCTGCACAAGTGTTAATATTTGTTTCGCCACCAATAGTACCTAGTGCATAAGTTGATGGAGTTAATCCATGTTGGCTGTCTTTGTTCTTTGTTACATTATTCAGACCGCCCCACTCAGAATATGAAGCGCGACCGTTTTCAGGGTCGTTTAATGGCAAGCCATTCATGTACATCATAATGTCTGCACCATCATAACCTCTAACTCTGAAGTTTGCTGCACTTAATGAAAAAGATGCTGCAGATACAAATGCATCGTTTGAAGAGTGAAGTAATCCTGAAACAGATTGTCCCGATTTATCATTATCAAAATCGGAATCTGATAAGGTTATCTCAGCAACACCTGTACCTTCAGCATTTGAACTTTTTGCACTCATGCCAATATCACCAAGGTCAATTCCATTTTCAGGAACTTTAATGTTTGATGTATAAGCAGCTAAGTCTTCGGAAACAATTGTGATTGAATAATCACCGGGTACTACAGAAAGTTCAAAATTCCCTTTAGCATCTGTTTTCGTTTCAAAAGTCTGAATACTAACAGTTACTCCTGGAATAGGTTGTTTTGTTTGACTGTCAACAGCACGGCCCTTAACAGTAGTTTGTGCAAAGCTTTGCCCTATTAAGCAAAACGAAAGCATTAAAAAAGTTATAAATTTCATTCTAAATTATTTTTCAAAAAAGATAAAGGGTGACAAAGGTATGCAAATACTTAATGCAAAATGTAAATTTTGAATTAATTGTTATATGATACTGATATGTAGTTTGTTTAAATGTGTTTTTTTGCTAAATTATATTTTTTGAAATGTTTTTTAAGCATAAAAATTATGTTTAAATTTTAATGGTAATCGTTTTTAATTTAATTAATATGATTAATAATATATAATTTTGTTTTTGATTGAGTTTTTCAATTGTTTTCAATATTGAAATAAATATGTTTCTGAAATTATTTTTATTAGTGATATCAATTTTTATATGTCTTTTTGGTTTCTCTCAAAAAGATGGTAAACTTGATAAAAAATTTGGAAAAAAGGGGATTACAATTACTGATATTAATTGCGATAATGATTATACAAAGTCAATAGCAATTCAGGAAGACGGTAAAATTGTTTTAGCTGGTTTTACTGATAACGGTGTAAACGAAGATTTTGCTGTTTGCCGTTTTAATTTAGATGGTTCAATAGATACTTCATTCGGAAATAAAGGTAAAATTATAACACCGATTGGAGGGGATTATGATATTGCAAATTCCGTCAAGATACAATCAACCGGTAAAATTATCGTAGCCGGATATATAGGTAATGAGGTAAAAGAAGATTTTACTTTAGTTAGATATAATAATGATGGTATATTAGATAGTTCTTTTGGAAAGAATGGAATCTCGGTTACTTCAATTGGGAAATATTTGGATGTTATATTAGGAATTCAAATTCTGACTGATGATAAAATTATTGCTGCAGGAAAAACTTTTGATGGTAAAAAATATTCTTTTGCAATGGCAAAATTTCTAAAAAATGGCCATGTTGATACTCAATTCGGTGATTCCGGAATTGTTGTTTCAGATATTTTAAATTCAGATGCAATAGCCAATTCGGTAGTAATTCAGAATGATGGAAAAATTATTTTAGGTGGTGATATAAGAAATGGGATATACTCAGATTTTGCAATGGTAAGGTATTTTCCTGATGGTTTTATTGATGAGTCATTTGGGAAAAATGGTGTTGTTGTTACTTCAATAAGCGAGCAGAATGATAATCTTACTTCAATCCTTGTTCAGCCTGATGGTAAGATTATTTCCAGTGGACATGTTTTTAATAAAGAGTTTAGCAATTTTGCTGCTGTGAGATATTTAATGGATGGCAAAATTGATTCTACATTTGGTAATAAAGGTATTGTAATTAACGATGAAAAAGGATCTATAGAAATTGTTAATTCATCATTATTACAGGATGACGGTAAGGTTATTTTAATCGGAAATTTAACAACAGATACTATAACCAATATTAAAGCAATAAGATACACTAATCAGGGTAAACTTGACAAAACTTTTGGACGAGGAGGGAAAATTATTTCCAAAGTATCTAAAAACTATAGATGTAATTATGCTTATGCAGCAGCTTTGCAAAAAGACGGGAATATATTAATTGCTGGAAACTCAAGAAGAGAAACTTATACAGATTTAACCATATTAAGGTTATTATGTAAAAAAGAGAATCTTTATTAGAATAATTTAATTATAAACTTTATCCTTATATATTTGCATTAAACTTAAACTATAAATTATGAAATCATTATTTACTTTAACTGTTTCTTTGTTCTTTGTTAGCAATATATTTGCTCAAACAAGAACATCAGTTGCTAATGGTAACTGGACAATGCCAACAACATGGGATTGTATGTGTGTGCCAACACCTGGAAGTGATGTGGTTATTAATCATACAGTAACTTTAACTAGTAATTGGGGATACACGAGTGGCTCTATAACTATTAATGCAGGTGGATCTTTAATTCAGGATGCTACTCCGCGAGCATTTGGACAGTCTGGAGGTAGCTTTACTAATGCAGGAACAGTTACGCTTTCAAAAATGGCTTTTTATGGTGGCACACTATCAAATTCTGGAGCATTAAATTCTAATGATAGTTTATATTTAGCTGTAAACTTAAATAATACAGGAACTATACAGTCTAATAATTTATATAGCTCTGCTCAATTAACCAATAGTGGAGGAATTAGTGGAATTAACTTTTTTAATAATGGGACTTTTATAAATAGTACAACTATTACATTTATAAATCATTATAATAATGCTACTTCATACAATAATGGTATTTTAAATTTTACAGATTATACAAATGCCGGAAAATTTTACAATAATGTAAATGGTTTACTTACAATTTATGCCGATTGTACAAATGGAGATACCATAAATCATGATGCTCATTGGTATAATAATGGCTCAACATTAATAAGTAATGATTTTACAAATAAAGATACTCTTGATGCTGTAGCTAGTACAAATAGATTCTGTGTTCAGCATAACAGTACTAATTTAGGTAAAGTAATTGGCGTTCTTGACTTTTGTTGTATGTTAACAAATACATTTGGAATTAATACTGGTATAATTGGTCCAAATGTAGTTTATTGTCAAAATAGTGGATTTTGTTTTGGTACAATAAAAGAGACTAATTCTAAATTAAATATTGAAATATTCCCAAACCCGATT
This region of Bacteroidia bacterium genomic DNA includes:
- a CDS encoding tetratricopeptide repeat protein encodes the protein MRTKYYILFLLISLVFFSFSYNTKCQNTQKNIAINESNLTSTQLLEKAKNFFPDSLDLVIKYGRMCLEASRTEHADKSETEILDLLSKAFYFKGNKQESYTYLQLVKVKYENQKDINNLCITLNRIGSIYNEWGLYDEAMQYFVKALKIVEKPNDNGSYGDRIAQSCNNLGLLYKDLEEYDKAYEYCNRALNYYKKSNNQKSIGFSLNNLGIIYKRLGEYEKALSYYNESLIIKRKLNEKGGTANTLGNIGDIYRLIGKYDLALKNYNEALITMTELSDNYGIANTLNNIAIINNINNNPDQAINLLNDAMPLAKKSGLRDLQKDILKTYSESFEKKNDLSNSLKYYKQYTELKDSIFNEGNAKRILELDAAYSSEKRERENENLRLKSQKKDEEIAAQISMKYILLLIIIFIFFILLLFFVRSKILHKSQKVLEEKNVHIAHINEELISVNEELDQRVQERTSDLLKEISEKEIVLHEVKLAYKKAEEANLLKDAFLANINHEIRTPLSAIIGLAEVTRNKIPKTHDTSITKYIEGIQQSGHRLLNLLNNILDISRIEANDFKINIGISDVNKIVRNAADLFRFVINEKGLKLTLNLAETHSIIADFDILTKVTADIIDNAVKYTSGGVIEISTGYNIGSGEVFIKITDSGIGIDENYLPHIFETFRQESMGYARLYQGAGLGLPLAKRLMKLMNGRIEVSSKKDFGTTVYIYIPSAKDHNSSISNASIQSVTIPDNDVLIKGFEILLVEDDKFNALFLQTILESVGNVSLATGGEEALLLISEKIANNKTFDIVILDINLPENWEGVQLKKEIVNKYNQYAHIPFIAQSAYSLKSDKDRILNEGFIDFLTKPVDSEKLLNAVKKQFVKKIDN
- a CDS encoding endonuclease; protein product: MRKLFYISSLVLIVISCKIQDKTEKHIDKLDYNDQRGYFRVVSYNVENYFDPFNDSLTNDEDFTPEGNHFWTWNKYKDKQNKIYKVLSAVGGWELPEIVGLYEVENEFVLKDLLKNTPLKWRNYEIVHKESPDRRGIDVAMLYRSDKFKLFSKQFMPIIFAFDTTKKTRDILYAKGCTKDLDTLHIFVNHWPSRLGGQTESDMNRQAVAKILRNKIDSIFLANPLSNIIVMGDFNDEPDNISITEILKAGHNYDSVSPGNLYNLAWYMKEKKGMGSLKYQGEWGLIDQIMVSSSLLLKTNSIFTSTENAKVFKADFLTEPDEAFIGDKPFRTFIGFKYHAGFSDHYPIFIDLFRK
- a CDS encoding right-handed parallel beta-helix repeat-containing protein encodes the protein MKKILIFTSIIVITVFACKKEKFFTDNGASLTFSVDTIQFDTVFTTIGSATQNFKVYNPYNKPIKISSISLAKGDNSFFRLNVNGVSARSVTDIELDANDSIYIFVEVRVNPNNTSNPLMVQDSIVFITNGTVQDIDLIACGQDVNFINGEVISSDTTWTSSKPFLVYNSMLVDSNVTLTISQGTKIYFHHGSRMYVKGTLKASGSPSEPIVFRNDRLEHWYDDVPGQWVGIYFYPGKIMGSKDNELHYCEIKNAIIGIQADTNYNVNPTVTISNTKILNMNAVGIFGQGTNILAWNCVIANCGQYALALTIGGNYEFHHCTIYNSWQYANRQTPSLVLNNYYQDNNGNYHVRALNNALFENCIIYGGLENEIGLDAFNSASVFNYKFKYSLLKIADNIATTDVIHWDNVYKNHTPGLKNPDENDFSLDTLAYTKDKGFDNINSAYFNDILGNYRFSYGLHPDLGAYERLDSK
- a CDS encoding DNA polymerase III subunit gamma/tau, giving the protein MAEFIVSARKYRPDTFKTVVGQESITTTLKNSIKTKHLAHAYLFCGPRGVGKTTCARIFAKTINCFNPTENIEPCDECESCKGFNKSSSFNIHELDAASNNSVDGMRNLIDQVRIPPQLGKYNVYIIDEVHMLSTSAFNSFLKTLEEPPAHAIFILATTEKQKIIPTILSRCQIFDFNRININDIVGHLQFVAESENVIAESEALNVIAQKADGAMRDALSIFDQIVSFCGNEITYDKVIDNLNVLDYDYYFKLTENFISGNIPQSLILFNEILSKGFESQFFITGLAAHFRDLLVCKDSITIQLLEVGKSIADRYKFQANQIGIDFIFKALEISNQCDIDYRNSHNKRLHVELALVKICNLSGHITSNQINTNNSSNQIKTNPEISKTETITQKPIIQTNTSTINQTVNTTLKTSPSVVKEEKTEYKSEENSKPKSFMIKKALNEDKTEKNTSTTQTSITTEANFNTPFTNEELEKVWLQYADTKKGAVRISPMLLSSIPKLSENNQIIVQVITKSQEDELKKMHDEILYFLKQNLKNSSITIKVEVSEHTEKENAKPYTDIEKYQFFAQMNPALLKMKDRLNLDFDR